A single Pseudomonas brassicacearum DNA region contains:
- the astD gene encoding succinylglutamate-semialdehyde dehydrogenase — protein sequence MMNSLYIAGSWLEGQGDLFESLNPVTQQVVWAGNGATAAQVESAVQAARQAFPDWARRSLDERIQVLEAFAAALKNHADELAHCIGEETGKPLWEAATEVTSMVNKVAISVQSYRERTGEKSGPLGDATAVLRHKPHGVVAVFGPYNFPGHLPNGHIVPALLAGNSVLFKPSELTPKVAELTVKCWVEAGLPAGVLNLVQGARETGIALAANPGIDGLFFTGSSRTGNLLHQQFSGRPDKILALEMGGNNPLVVDEVEDVDAAVYTIIQSAFISAGQRCTCARRLLVPEGAWGDALLARLVAVSSTLEVGTFDQQPAPFMGSVISLGAAKALMDAQNHLLGLGAVALLAMTQPQAQAALLTPGILDVTAVAERPDEELFGPLLQVIRYKDFPAAIAEANNTQYGLAAGLLSDSQERYQQFWLQSRAGIVNWNKQLTGAASSAPFGGVGASGNHRASAYYAADYCAYPVASLETPSLVMPAALTPGVRMS from the coding sequence ATAATGAATTCGCTGTACATCGCAGGAAGTTGGCTGGAAGGCCAGGGCGACCTCTTTGAGTCGTTGAACCCGGTGACCCAACAGGTGGTGTGGGCGGGCAACGGTGCCACCGCCGCGCAAGTGGAATCGGCGGTGCAGGCCGCGCGCCAGGCGTTCCCGGACTGGGCACGGCGCTCGCTGGATGAACGCATCCAGGTGCTGGAAGCCTTTGCCGCTGCCCTGAAAAACCATGCGGACGAACTGGCCCATTGCATCGGTGAAGAAACCGGCAAGCCGTTGTGGGAAGCAGCGACCGAAGTGACCAGCATGGTCAACAAGGTCGCTATCTCGGTGCAGAGTTACCGCGAGCGAACAGGTGAGAAGAGCGGCCCCCTGGGCGACGCCACCGCCGTGCTGCGCCACAAGCCCCACGGTGTGGTGGCGGTGTTCGGCCCTTACAACTTCCCCGGCCATTTGCCCAACGGCCACATCGTGCCGGCGCTGCTGGCCGGCAACAGCGTGTTGTTCAAACCGAGCGAGCTGACGCCGAAAGTCGCCGAACTGACGGTCAAGTGCTGGGTCGAGGCCGGTCTGCCGGCGGGCGTACTGAACCTGGTGCAAGGCGCGCGGGAAACCGGCATCGCCCTGGCGGCGAACCCTGGCATCGACGGGCTGTTTTTCACGGGCTCCAGCCGCACCGGCAATCTGTTGCACCAACAATTTTCCGGGCGCCCGGACAAGATCCTCGCGCTGGAAATGGGCGGTAACAACCCGTTGGTGGTGGATGAGGTCGAGGACGTCGATGCGGCGGTCTACACCATTATCCAGTCCGCTTTCATTTCTGCCGGGCAGCGCTGCACCTGTGCGCGCCGCCTGCTGGTGCCGGAAGGCGCCTGGGGCGATGCCTTGCTGGCGCGCCTGGTGGCGGTCAGCTCGACCCTTGAAGTCGGTACCTTCGACCAGCAACCGGCGCCGTTCATGGGCTCGGTGATTTCCCTGGGTGCGGCAAAGGCCTTGATGGACGCGCAAAACCATTTGCTCGGCCTGGGGGCCGTGGCGCTGCTGGCCATGACCCAACCCCAGGCCCAGGCGGCGTTGCTGACGCCGGGTATCCTGGACGTGACGGCGGTGGCCGAGCGTCCTGACGAAGAGTTGTTCGGGCCGTTGCTGCAGGTGATTCGTTACAAGGATTTTCCTGCGGCGATTGCCGAGGCCAACAATACTCAGTATGGCCTGGCCGCCGGGTTGCTGTCCGATTCCCAGGAGCGTTACCAGCAGTTCTGGCTGCAAAGCCGCGCCGGTATCGTCAACTGGAACAAACAGCTGACGGGGGCTGCCAGCAGCGCGCCGTTCGGCGGTGTCGGCGCTTCGGGCAACCACCGCGCCAGTGCTTATTACGCTGCAGATTATTGCGCGTACCCGGTGGCTTCCCTGGAAACCCCGAGCCTTGTGATGCCGGCTGCCCTGACCCCCGGCGTGCGCATGTCTTGA
- the astA gene encoding arginine N-succinyltransferase, translating into MIVRPVRSSDLPALIALARSTGTGLTTLPANEERLAHRVGWAEKTFRGEAGRGDADYLFVLEDDDGRVVGISAIAGAVGLREPWYNFRVGLTVSASQELNIYREIPTLFLANDLTGNSELCSLFLHADFRSGLNGRMLAKARLLFIAEFPQLFGNKIIAEMRGMSDDNGRSPFWESLGRHFFKMEFSQADYLTGVGNKAFIAELMPKFPLYTCFLSEDARAVIGQVHPDTEPALSMLKSEGFSYQGYVDIFDAGPAVECETGKIRAIRDSQALVLAIGTPGDDATPFLIHNRKREDCRITAAPARLAAGTLVVDPLTAKRLQLNAGDQVRAVALSAARESK; encoded by the coding sequence ATGATCGTTCGTCCCGTACGCAGCAGCGATTTACCCGCTCTGATCGCCCTGGCCCGCAGCACCGGCACCGGCCTGACCACCTTGCCGGCCAACGAAGAGCGCCTGGCCCATCGGGTCGGCTGGGCCGAGAAGACCTTTCGCGGCGAAGCCGGGCGTGGTGACGCGGACTACCTGTTCGTGCTCGAAGACGACGACGGTCGCGTGGTGGGCATTTCCGCCATCGCCGGTGCCGTGGGGTTGCGCGAGCCTTGGTACAACTTCCGGGTCGGCCTGACGGTCAGCGCTTCCCAGGAATTGAACATCTATCGGGAAATCCCGACCCTGTTCCTGGCTAACGACCTGACCGGTAATTCCGAGCTGTGCTCGCTGTTTCTGCATGCCGATTTCCGCAGTGGCCTCAATGGCCGGATGCTGGCCAAGGCGCGGCTGTTGTTCATTGCCGAATTCCCACAGTTGTTCGGCAACAAGATCATCGCCGAGATGCGCGGCATGTCCGACGACAATGGGCGGTCACCGTTCTGGGAAAGCCTGGGCCGACACTTCTTCAAGATGGAATTCAGCCAGGCCGATTACCTCACCGGGGTGGGCAACAAGGCGTTCATCGCCGAGCTGATGCCCAAGTTCCCGCTGTACACCTGCTTCCTGTCTGAAGATGCCCGGGCCGTGATCGGCCAGGTTCACCCGGACACGGAACCGGCATTGTCGATGCTCAAGAGCGAAGGTTTCAGCTACCAGGGTTACGTCGACATCTTCGACGCCGGCCCGGCGGTGGAGTGCGAAACCGGCAAGATCCGCGCGATTCGCGACAGTCAGGCGCTGGTCCTGGCCATCGGTACGCCGGGCGACGATGCCACGCCGTTCCTCATTCATAACCGCAAGCGCGAAGACTGCCGCATCACCGCGGCACCGGCGCGCTTGGCTGCAGGCACCCTGGTGGTCGACCCGCTGACCGCCAAACGTCTTCAACTCAACGCCGGTGATCAGGTACGTGCCGTCGCCTTGTCTGCCGCTCGGGAGTCCAAATAA
- the aruF gene encoding arginine/ornithine succinyltransferase subunit alpha — protein MLVMRPAQMADLGEVQRLAADSPIGVTSLPDDVERLSDKIAASEASFAAEVSFNGEESYFFVLEDTATGKLVGCSAIVASAGYSEPFYSFRNETFVHASRELKIHNKIHVLSQCHDLTGNSLLTSFYVVPELVGSPWSELNSRGRLLFVASHPERFADSVVTEIVGYSDEHGDSPFWDAIGRNFFDLNYAAAERLCGLKSRTFLAELMPHYPIYVPLLPDAAQEAMGQVHPRAQITFDILMREGFETDHYIDIFDGGPTLHARVSGIRSIAQSRVVPVKIGEPVKGAGRQYLVANAQLQDYRAVLLELDYAPGKPVTLDMEAAEALGVGEGASVRLVAV, from the coding sequence ATGCTGGTGATGCGCCCTGCGCAAATGGCTGATCTGGGCGAGGTACAGCGTCTGGCTGCGGACAGTCCGATCGGTGTCACTTCCTTGCCGGATGACGTGGAACGCCTGAGCGACAAGATCGCCGCAAGCGAAGCCTCGTTCGCCGCCGAAGTCAGCTTCAACGGTGAAGAGAGTTATTTCTTCGTCCTTGAAGACACCGCGACCGGCAAGTTGGTGGGCTGTTCGGCCATCGTCGCTTCGGCCGGTTATTCCGAACCGTTCTACAGCTTTCGCAACGAGACCTTCGTTCACGCCTCCCGTGAGCTGAAGATCCACAACAAGATCCACGTGCTCTCCCAGTGCCACGACCTGACCGGTAACAGCCTGCTGACCAGCTTCTACGTGGTGCCGGAATTGGTGGGCTCGCCGTGGTCGGAACTCAATTCCCGCGGGCGCCTGCTGTTCGTCGCCAGTCATCCGGAGCGGTTTGCCGATTCGGTGGTGACCGAGATCGTCGGCTACAGCGATGAGCATGGCGACTCGCCGTTCTGGGACGCTATCGGTCGCAACTTCTTCGACCTCAACTACGCCGCCGCCGAGCGCTTGTGCGGGCTGAAAAGCCGTACTTTTCTCGCCGAGCTGATGCCCCATTACCCGATCTACGTGCCGCTGCTGCCGGACGCTGCCCAGGAAGCCATGGGCCAGGTCCATCCGCGGGCGCAGATCACCTTCGACATCTTGATGCGCGAGGGTTTCGAGACCGATCACTACATCGACATCTTCGACGGCGGCCCGACCCTGCATGCTCGTGTCTCGGGCATTCGCTCGATTGCCCAGAGCCGTGTGGTGCCGGTCAAGATCGGCGAACCGGTCAAGGGTGCCGGGCGCCAATACCTGGTGGCCAATGCCCAATTGCAGGATTACCGCGCCGTGCTGCTCGAGCTCGACTACGCGCCGGGCAAACCGGTGACCCTGGACATGGAAGCGGCCGAAGCCCTGGGCGTTGGCGAAGGTGCCAGCGTGCGCCTGGTAGCCGTTTAA
- a CDS encoding aspartate aminotransferase family protein produces MSVEQAAVQRADFDQVMVPNYAPAAFIPVRGAGSRVWDQSGRELIDFAGGIAVNVLGHAHPALVGALTEQANKLWHVSNVFTNEPALRLAHKLVNATFAERAFFCNSGAEANEAAFKLARRVAFDRFGSEKYEIIAALNSFHGRTLFTVNVGGQSKYSDGFGPKITGITHVPYNDLAALKAAISDKTCAVVLEPIQGEGGVLPADQAYLQGARDLCNAHDALLVFDEVQTGMGRSGHLFAYMHYGVVPDILTSAKSLGGGFPIAAMLTTEALAKHLVVGTHGTTYGGNPLACAVGEAVIDVVNTPEVLAGVKAKHHKFKVRLEQIGEKYGLFTQVRGLGLLIGCVLNDAWKGKAKDIFNAAEQEGLMILQAGPDVIRFAPSLVVEDADIDEGLDRFERAAAKLTQA; encoded by the coding sequence ATGTCCGTTGAGCAAGCCGCGGTACAACGCGCCGATTTCGACCAGGTTATGGTTCCCAACTATGCACCTGCAGCCTTCATACCTGTGCGTGGCGCCGGTTCCCGCGTATGGGACCAATCCGGTCGTGAGTTGATCGACTTTGCTGGCGGTATCGCAGTCAACGTACTGGGCCATGCCCACCCGGCACTGGTCGGCGCTCTGACCGAACAGGCCAACAAGCTGTGGCACGTGTCCAACGTCTTCACCAACGAGCCGGCCCTGCGCCTGGCCCATAAGCTGGTCAACGCGACTTTTGCCGAGCGCGCGTTCTTCTGCAACTCCGGCGCCGAAGCCAACGAGGCCGCCTTCAAGCTGGCCCGTCGCGTCGCGTTCGATCGTTTCGGCAGCGAGAAGTACGAAATCATCGCCGCGCTCAATAGCTTCCACGGTCGCACCCTGTTCACCGTCAACGTTGGCGGGCAGTCGAAGTACTCCGATGGCTTCGGACCTAAAATTACCGGCATCACCCACGTTCCTTACAACGACCTGGCCGCTTTGAAAGCCGCCATTTCGGACAAGACCTGCGCCGTGGTGCTGGAGCCGATCCAGGGCGAGGGCGGTGTGCTGCCGGCCGATCAGGCCTACCTGCAAGGCGCCCGCGACCTGTGCAATGCCCACGACGCATTGCTGGTGTTCGACGAAGTGCAGACCGGCATGGGCCGTAGCGGTCATCTGTTCGCCTACATGCATTACGGCGTGGTCCCCGACATCCTCACCAGCGCCAAGAGCCTGGGCGGTGGTTTCCCGATCGCGGCGATGCTTACCACCGAAGCGCTGGCCAAGCACCTGGTCGTCGGCACCCACGGCACCACCTACGGCGGCAACCCGCTGGCGTGCGCGGTGGGTGAAGCGGTGATCGATGTGGTCAATACCCCTGAAGTGCTCGCGGGTGTCAAAGCCAAGCATCACAAGTTCAAGGTTCGCCTGGAGCAGATCGGCGAGAAGTACGGCCTGTTCACCCAAGTGCGCGGCCTGGGCCTGCTGATCGGCTGCGTGTTGAACGACGCCTGGAAAGGCAAGGCCAAGGACATCTTCAACGCCGCCGAACAGGAAGGCCTGATGATCCTGCAAGCCGGCCCGGACGTGATTCGCTTTGCTCCGAGCCTGGTGGTGGAAGACGCCGACATCGACGAAGGCCTGGACCGCTTCGAGCGGGCTGCGGCGAAGTTGACGCAAGCCTGA